The Pyrococcus horikoshii OT3 genome includes a window with the following:
- the iorA gene encoding indolepyruvate ferredoxin oxidoreductase subunit alpha, translated as MVKVTDIVLWDKPGEKVLLLGNQAIVRGALEGNIGVYAAYPGTPSSEITDTMAMVAKKAGVYMEYSTNEKVAFETALSASWAGLRAMTAMKHVGLNVAMDSFMTVSYMGINGGLIVVVADDPSMWSSQNEQDTRAIAKFANIPVLEPSSVQEAKDMVKYAFEISEKYGQMVILRTTTRSSHMRGDVVLGELPQEIKEGKRKFGNFKKNPEKYVDIPAFQRPKHPWLLETIEKFREEFNTSPFNWIEGPEDAKVGIIAPGLSYAYVKEALAWLGIDNVKILKLGTPFPVPYGLLEKFFNGLERVLIVEELEPVVEEQVKVWAFDNNINIEIHGKDLVPRVYEMTTRRAVEAVAKFLGVETPINFQEIDEKYKKVQEMVPPRPPSLCPACPHRNTFFAIRKAATPRAIFPSDIGCYTLGVLPPLKTVDTTIAMGGSIGVAHGLSIALNGALGEEQRKTGKEKKIIVATIGDSTFFHTGLPALANAIYNRSNVLIVVMDNMVTAMTGDQPNPGTGETPHGPGKRILIEEVARAMGADFVAVVDPYDIKETYETIKKALEVEGVSVVVSRRACALYRIGQLRREGKQWPIYQVNEEKCTGCKICINAYGCPAIYWDAEKKKARVDPLMCWGCGGCAQVCPFGAFEKVREGEL; from the coding sequence ATGGTTAAAGTAACTGACATAGTCTTATGGGATAAACCCGGGGAAAAGGTCCTCCTTTTAGGAAATCAAGCCATAGTTAGAGGGGCCCTGGAAGGTAACATCGGGGTTTACGCAGCTTATCCTGGAACCCCAAGTTCTGAAATAACGGATACCATGGCCATGGTAGCAAAGAAGGCCGGAGTTTATATGGAGTATTCAACCAACGAAAAGGTTGCATTTGAGACGGCACTAAGCGCTTCCTGGGCAGGATTAAGGGCTATGACCGCTATGAAGCACGTTGGATTAAACGTTGCAATGGATAGCTTCATGACCGTAAGTTACATGGGTATCAACGGCGGCTTGATTGTAGTAGTCGCAGATGATCCAAGCATGTGGAGTAGTCAAAACGAGCAGGATACAAGGGCAATAGCAAAGTTTGCAAACATTCCTGTTTTAGAGCCTTCAAGCGTTCAAGAGGCAAAAGATATGGTAAAGTATGCATTTGAGATCAGCGAAAAATATGGACAGATGGTCATACTAAGGACGACAACAAGAAGCTCTCATATGAGAGGGGATGTTGTCCTGGGAGAGCTTCCCCAGGAAATAAAGGAGGGAAAAAGGAAGTTCGGTAACTTTAAGAAGAACCCAGAGAAGTACGTAGATATACCAGCGTTTCAAAGGCCTAAGCATCCATGGTTATTGGAAACGATAGAAAAGTTCAGGGAAGAATTTAACACATCCCCATTTAACTGGATAGAAGGTCCGGAGGATGCAAAGGTTGGAATAATAGCTCCGGGATTGTCTTATGCTTACGTCAAGGAAGCTCTAGCCTGGCTTGGAATTGACAATGTAAAGATATTAAAGCTGGGAACGCCCTTCCCAGTTCCCTACGGATTGCTAGAGAAGTTCTTTAACGGATTAGAGAGAGTTCTCATAGTTGAAGAGCTTGAACCCGTTGTTGAGGAGCAGGTAAAGGTATGGGCATTCGATAACAACATCAACATTGAAATCCATGGAAAGGATCTAGTGCCAAGGGTTTATGAAATGACGACTAGGAGGGCCGTAGAAGCGGTAGCAAAATTCTTAGGTGTTGAAACGCCAATAAACTTCCAAGAAATAGATGAGAAGTATAAGAAAGTTCAGGAAATGGTTCCTCCGAGACCGCCCTCACTCTGTCCAGCATGCCCCCACAGGAACACATTCTTTGCAATTAGGAAAGCCGCGACACCAAGGGCGATATTCCCAAGTGACATAGGATGTTACACCCTTGGAGTTCTACCACCGCTCAAAACCGTCGATACGACTATAGCGATGGGAGGTTCCATTGGAGTAGCTCACGGATTAAGTATAGCCCTCAATGGAGCTCTAGGAGAGGAGCAAAGAAAAACAGGTAAAGAGAAGAAGATCATTGTCGCAACAATTGGTGATTCAACATTCTTCCACACTGGATTGCCGGCCTTGGCCAATGCAATATACAACCGCTCCAACGTTCTAATAGTGGTTATGGATAACATGGTTACCGCAATGACTGGAGACCAACCAAACCCAGGAACCGGTGAAACACCTCACGGACCCGGAAAGAGAATACTAATTGAGGAAGTGGCCAGGGCTATGGGAGCTGACTTTGTTGCCGTCGTTGATCCTTACGACATAAAGGAGACCTATGAAACTATAAAGAAGGCCCTCGAGGTTGAGGGAGTTAGTGTAGTCGTCTCAAGGAGGGCATGTGCCCTCTACAGGATCGGGCAATTAAGGAGGGAAGGAAAACAGTGGCCAATCTACCAGGTCAACGAGGAGAAGTGTACAGGATGTAAGATCTGTATTAACGCCTATGGTTGTCCAGCAATTTACTGGGATGCAGAGAAGAAGAAAGCTAGAGTCGATCCTCTCATGTGCTGGGGCTGTGGAGGCTGTGCACAGGTCTGTCCATTCGGAGCTTTCGAGAAGGTTAGGGAGGGAGAGCTATGA
- the acs gene encoding acetate--CoA ligase alpha subunit, with translation MLDYFFNPKGIAVIGASNDPKKLGYEVFKNLKEYKKGKVYPVNIKEEEVQGVKAYKSVKDIPDEIDLAIIVVPKRFVKDTLIQCGEKGVKGVVIITAGFGETGEEGKREEKELVEIAHKYGMRIIGPNCVGIMNTHVDLNATFITVAKKGNVAFISQSGALGAGIVYKTIKEDIGFSKFISVGNMADVDFAELMEYLADTEEDKAIALYIEGVRNGKKFMEVAKRVTKKKPIIALKAGKSESGARAASSHTGSLAGSWKIYEAAFKQSGVLVANTIDEMLSMARAFSQPLPRGNKVAIMTNAGGPGVLTADELDKRGLKLATLEEKTIEELRSFLPPMAAVKNPVDMIASARGEDYYRTAKLLLQDPNVDMLIAICVVPTFAGMTLTEHAEGIIRAVKEVNNEKPVLAMFMAGYVSEKAKELLEKNGIPTYERPEDVASAAYALVEQAKNVGILEVE, from the coding sequence ATGCTTGACTATTTCTTTAATCCTAAAGGAATAGCCGTAATAGGGGCTTCTAATGATCCAAAAAAGCTCGGCTACGAGGTTTTCAAAAATCTAAAAGAGTATAAGAAGGGCAAAGTTTATCCAGTAAACATAAAGGAGGAAGAAGTTCAAGGCGTCAAGGCGTATAAAAGTGTTAAGGATATTCCAGATGAAATTGACTTGGCAATAATAGTTGTCCCAAAGAGATTTGTAAAAGATACGCTAATCCAATGTGGCGAGAAGGGAGTTAAGGGAGTAGTTATAATAACCGCAGGGTTTGGAGAAACAGGGGAGGAAGGGAAGAGAGAGGAAAAGGAGCTAGTTGAGATAGCCCACAAGTACGGAATGAGGATCATAGGGCCGAACTGTGTTGGAATAATGAATACCCACGTTGATTTGAATGCCACTTTTATAACCGTCGCTAAGAAAGGAAACGTAGCATTCATAAGCCAAAGCGGTGCATTAGGAGCAGGGATAGTATATAAGACAATAAAGGAAGACATTGGATTTTCAAAATTCATAAGCGTTGGTAACATGGCCGATGTTGACTTCGCTGAACTAATGGAATACTTAGCGGATACTGAAGAAGACAAAGCAATAGCCCTGTACATAGAGGGAGTTAGAAATGGAAAAAAATTCATGGAAGTTGCAAAGAGAGTTACAAAGAAGAAGCCTATCATAGCTTTAAAAGCTGGAAAGAGTGAAAGTGGCGCAAGAGCAGCATCAAGCCATACAGGTTCTTTAGCGGGTAGTTGGAAAATATATGAGGCAGCATTTAAGCAGAGCGGAGTTTTAGTAGCGAACACTATAGATGAGATGCTCAGCATGGCTAGAGCATTTTCACAACCTTTACCTAGAGGAAATAAAGTAGCCATAATGACTAATGCTGGAGGCCCAGGAGTCCTAACTGCTGATGAACTTGATAAACGTGGATTAAAATTGGCCACCCTGGAGGAAAAAACAATAGAGGAACTCAGGTCATTCCTACCACCAATGGCCGCTGTAAAAAACCCAGTTGATATGATAGCATCCGCAAGGGGAGAGGATTACTACAGAACCGCAAAGCTTCTTCTTCAAGATCCAAACGTTGATATGCTGATCGCGATATGTGTCGTCCCAACCTTTGCAGGAATGACGCTAACGGAGCACGCTGAAGGAATTATTAGAGCGGTAAAAGAGGTTAACAATGAAAAGCCAGTTCTAGCCATGTTTATGGCCGGGTACGTGAGCGAGAAGGCTAAGGAACTTCTCGAAAAGAATGGAATCCCGACCTATGAGAGACCTGAAGATGTTGCATCCGCTGCTTACGCTCTCGTTGAGCAGGCTAAAAACGTTGGAATTTTGGAGGTGGAATGA
- a CDS encoding ParA family protein, giving the protein MGVVISIANQKGGVGKTTIALNLGYSLSKFGKKVLLVDIDPQFNLTFALIGMDVINYENKNVGTLMTKESTVEDVLIEINENIHLIPSHLTLSAKEIEILNTYNRERRLEKALKPVYPEYDYIIIDNPPSMGIFLVNSLTASDYVLIPLELSYFGVIGMQLMFNLMKMIKDETNEGLRLLGIVPNKFTRQTKIPEKRLKELKELYPEAPILTTIPKTVTIEKAQAEGKSILEYDPNGKASRAFEKLAREVISLVEG; this is encoded by the coding sequence ATGGGCGTAGTAATTAGCATAGCGAATCAAAAAGGGGGAGTTGGAAAGACAACGATAGCATTAAATCTCGGATATTCTCTCTCAAAATTTGGAAAAAAAGTACTTTTAGTAGACATTGACCCGCAGTTTAATCTTACGTTTGCATTAATTGGTATGGACGTAATTAATTACGAAAACAAGAACGTTGGAACCCTTATGACAAAAGAAAGCACTGTAGAAGATGTTTTAATAGAAATTAACGAAAACATACACTTAATACCCAGCCACTTAACCCTCTCCGCTAAGGAGATAGAGATTTTAAACACCTATAATAGAGAGAGGAGACTTGAAAAAGCCCTCAAGCCAGTATATCCGGAGTATGATTACATAATAATTGATAATCCCCCAAGCATGGGAATATTCCTGGTTAATTCATTAACGGCCTCGGATTATGTGCTCATTCCATTGGAGTTGAGTTATTTTGGGGTTATAGGGATGCAACTCATGTTTAATTTAATGAAAATGATCAAAGATGAAACCAATGAAGGCCTAAGACTTCTGGGAATAGTCCCTAATAAGTTCACAAGGCAGACTAAGATCCCAGAAAAGAGGCTTAAAGAATTAAAGGAGTTATACCCCGAAGCCCCAATATTAACCACTATACCAAAGACTGTGACCATTGAAAAAGCCCAAGCAGAAGGCAAGAGCATCCTTGAGTATGACCCCAATGGAAAAGCTAGTAGGGCATTTGAAAAACTCGCAAGGGAGGTGATTTCACTTGTCGAAGGATAG
- the ftsZ gene encoding cell division protein FtsZ, with product MVFDKLLEQAGINLEFEDKEIKDSDYLGDVSDLIKIAVIGVGGSGNNTISRLYDLGVQGADLIAMNTDAQHLHQIKAHKKLLLGKSITHGKGSGGDPRIGYRAAEASASEIADIVKDYDLIFLTAGMGNGTGTGATPVIARIIKETARNNGLPQEPLVISVVTFPFKMEGKVRIEKAKAGIEMLLEYSDTVIIIQNDKLIELVPKLPIQVAFRFADEIIARMVKGIVETIKLPSMVNIDYADIYSVMKGGGPALIGIGESDSNNRAVDAVMEALNNKMLDIEFGSGDKALVHFTVGPDVSLEEITKAMEIVYERLGEKSEIKWGAMIEEDMGKTVRAMVIMTGVRSPQILGNINVNALTYSSSSLVVPRDSKIMSESKVDEIFSSIDPRASKLRKGNNSSRINKIFKDLGFYEL from the coding sequence ATGGTATTTGACAAGTTATTGGAGCAAGCCGGGATAAATCTTGAATTCGAAGATAAGGAAATCAAAGATTCTGACTATCTTGGAGATGTTTCAGACTTGATCAAAATAGCCGTCATAGGAGTGGGAGGTTCGGGAAATAACACTATTTCTAGATTGTATGATCTAGGAGTCCAAGGTGCAGATCTTATAGCTATGAACACAGATGCCCAGCACTTACATCAAATAAAGGCCCACAAAAAGTTACTTTTAGGAAAGTCAATAACTCACGGAAAGGGATCTGGTGGAGATCCGAGAATTGGATATAGGGCCGCTGAAGCTAGTGCAAGTGAGATAGCTGATATCGTGAAAGATTACGATCTCATATTCTTAACCGCTGGAATGGGAAATGGAACAGGAACCGGAGCAACACCTGTAATTGCAAGGATAATTAAGGAAACAGCAAGAAACAATGGCTTACCTCAAGAACCTCTTGTTATTAGCGTTGTTACTTTTCCATTTAAAATGGAAGGGAAAGTAAGAATTGAGAAAGCAAAAGCAGGTATTGAAATGTTATTAGAATATTCAGACACCGTGATCATAATTCAAAATGATAAGTTAATCGAGCTTGTTCCAAAACTTCCTATCCAAGTTGCATTCAGGTTCGCGGATGAGATAATTGCAAGAATGGTTAAGGGAATTGTGGAGACGATAAAACTCCCTTCCATGGTCAATATAGACTACGCCGATATATATAGTGTAATGAAGGGAGGAGGGCCAGCACTAATAGGAATCGGTGAGAGTGATTCAAACAATAGAGCAGTCGATGCTGTGATGGAAGCTCTAAATAATAAGATGTTGGACATTGAATTCGGATCAGGAGATAAAGCCCTTGTTCACTTTACTGTAGGCCCAGATGTTAGTCTAGAAGAAATAACTAAGGCAATGGAGATAGTGTATGAAAGACTTGGAGAAAAAAGCGAAATTAAATGGGGTGCGATGATAGAGGAGGATATGGGAAAAACCGTCAGGGCTATGGTAATAATGACGGGAGTGAGAAGCCCGCAAATCTTAGGGAACATCAACGTCAATGCCTTAACGTATTCGTCATCATCCCTAGTTGTGCCAAGGGATAGTAAAATAATGAGTGAGAGTAAAGTTGATGAGATATTTAGCTCCATAGATCCAAGAGCAAGTAAGCTTAGGAAGGGAAATAACTCGTCTAGGATAAACAAGATTTTCAAAGACCTTGGATTTTATGAGCTTTAA
- a CDS encoding ribbon-helix-helix domain-containing protein, with translation MAKMKIISVQLPQNLIHGLDSLVKRGIYPNRSEAIRVAIRELLKKELYKEEIQEELPEYVVR, from the coding sequence ATGGCCAAGATGAAAATAATCAGCGTCCAACTTCCCCAGAATTTAATTCATGGTCTAGATTCTCTCGTTAAGAGGGGAATATATCCAAATAGAAGTGAAGCTATAAGGGTAGCCATAAGAGAGCTTCTAAAAAAAGAACTCTACAAGGAGGAGATACAAGAAGAACTTCCTGAATACGTTGTTAGATAA
- the cgi121 gene encoding KEOPS complex subunit Cgi121, whose protein sequence is MLEIKTKFGNICIAKVHLNEDDVGKVLEACDEQCQVMRTKCYEEVVFATILALKSFNSERNTAKTVRGEILLRLAGVKQIKDALKLVGASKGENFIVIFNVDNPCDKLRRLLQSLGIREIELNKCPQEELKKSLEKMAMVEAF, encoded by the coding sequence ATGCTAGAAATAAAAACAAAATTTGGAAATATATGTATTGCAAAAGTCCACTTAAATGAGGATGATGTAGGGAAGGTTCTAGAGGCTTGCGATGAACAATGCCAGGTTATGAGGACTAAATGCTATGAAGAAGTTGTTTTTGCCACAATACTTGCTCTTAAATCCTTTAATTCTGAGAGAAACACTGCCAAGACTGTAAGGGGGGAAATTTTGCTGAGGTTGGCCGGAGTAAAGCAGATCAAGGATGCTTTAAAATTAGTCGGCGCATCGAAAGGGGAGAATTTTATTGTCATCTTTAATGTTGATAATCCGTGTGACAAGCTTCGGAGGTTACTGCAATCCCTCGGCATAAGGGAAATTGAACTAAACAAATGCCCCCAGGAAGAACTGAAAAAGTCCCTTGAAAAAATGGCTATGGTTGAAGCCTTTTAA
- a CDS encoding pyridoxal phosphate-dependent aminotransferase — protein sequence MREKRKYFIAERVLLIKRSKIRELFERASKMEDVISLGIGEPDFDTPKNIKEAAKRALDEGWTHYTPNAGIPELREAVVEYYKKFYGIDIEVENVIITAGAYEGTYLAFESLLERGDEVIIPDPAFVSYAEDAKVAEAKPVRIPLREENNFLPDPNELLEKISKNTRMIVINYPNNPTGATLDKELAKTIADIAEDYNIYILSDEPYEHFIYEDAKHYPMIKFAPENTILANSFSKTFAMTGWRLGFVVAPSQVIKEMTKLHAYVIGNVASFVQIAGIEALRSEESWKAVEEMKKEYNERRKIVVKRLKNMPGIKVKEPKGAFYVFPNISGTGMSSEKFSEWLLEKARVVVIPGTAFGRMGEGYVRISYATSKEKLIEAMNRIEKALEGEK from the coding sequence ATGAGAGAAAAGAGGAAGTATTTTATCGCTGAGAGGGTCCTCCTTATCAAAAGATCGAAAATAAGAGAATTATTCGAAAGAGCTTCTAAAATGGAGGATGTAATATCTTTAGGAATCGGAGAACCAGACTTTGATACTCCTAAAAACATAAAAGAAGCCGCTAAAAGAGCTCTAGATGAAGGATGGACTCATTACACTCCAAATGCAGGAATTCCAGAGCTAAGAGAAGCCGTCGTTGAATACTATAAGAAATTCTATGGAATTGATATAGAGGTAGAAAATGTGATAATAACAGCTGGAGCGTATGAGGGTACTTACTTAGCCTTTGAATCATTATTGGAGAGAGGAGATGAAGTTATAATACCAGATCCAGCTTTTGTTTCATATGCTGAAGATGCGAAAGTCGCAGAAGCAAAGCCAGTTAGGATTCCTTTAAGAGAGGAAAACAATTTCTTACCCGATCCTAACGAGTTGTTAGAGAAGATATCAAAGAATACTAGGATGATAGTGATAAACTATCCAAATAATCCGACTGGGGCAACGCTAGATAAGGAGTTGGCAAAGACAATTGCAGACATAGCGGAAGATTACAACATTTACATACTAAGTGATGAACCCTATGAACATTTCATATACGAGGATGCAAAGCATTATCCAATGATAAAATTCGCACCAGAGAATACAATACTTGCAAATTCATTCTCAAAGACGTTTGCAATGACGGGCTGGAGGTTGGGATTTGTAGTTGCTCCTTCCCAGGTAATTAAAGAAATGACAAAGTTACATGCATACGTAATAGGGAATGTAGCTTCGTTTGTTCAAATTGCTGGAATTGAGGCATTAAGGAGCGAAGAGAGCTGGAAGGCCGTTGAGGAAATGAAAAAAGAATACAATGAAAGGAGGAAAATTGTTGTAAAACGGCTCAAGAATATGCCAGGAATAAAGGTTAAAGAACCAAAGGGGGCATTTTACGTATTCCCAAATATATCCGGAACTGGAATGTCTAGTGAAAAATTCAGTGAATGGTTATTGGAGAAGGCTAGAGTGGTCGTGATCCCAGGAACAGCGTTCGGTAGGATGGGTGAAGGTTACGTTAGAATAAGCTACGCGACTAGTAAGGAGAAACTCATAGAAGCTATGAATAGAATTGAAAAAGCCTTGGAGGGTGAAAAGTGA
- a CDS encoding TMEM165/GDT1 family protein codes for MKDVLQIFLLIFLAELGDKTQLATITFATKYGWLKAFIGAVSALAVVNLIGALIGEKIGDYFTMSVINKAAGILFIIFGILIFFDKI; via the coding sequence GTGAAAGATGTCCTCCAAATATTTTTACTTATCTTTTTAGCGGAACTTGGGGATAAAACCCAGCTAGCCACGATTACTTTTGCAACTAAGTATGGATGGTTAAAAGCCTTTATTGGAGCAGTTTCGGCCCTTGCCGTTGTTAACCTGATAGGAGCTCTAATCGGAGAAAAAATAGGGGACTATTTTACAATGAGTGTGATCAATAAAGCGGCGGGTATTCTGTTCATTATATTCGGTATCCTAATATTCTTCGATAAAATTTAG
- a CDS encoding MFS transporter has protein sequence MGRWRAVILDTILMTAGFGTLTFMGVAKPDIIHHFGISSNEFELQHIAYVFGLFIAFLLGSTRIYEGSFRRSVGIAISWAAIPQMLIPFVGNWNVVVFLRFIQGFVVGLVPLFSTQIARYFVSERPFAKGIILSGIFWGGVFGSISASYILGRIPWKESFVITGLIMYLVYIIWYFLTDDFEIKHQKEGEATVSIWKLPFTWVLGFTFFPALWVIFTIIGFSAKLGYDMGWSKEQVATLSTSLNISKALWSIGFGYLGYLLSRKNTTPRGLFEAIVKVMILAYIVSFLGLVTYSKGILSGNYPLVLASVILVGALQGTGPAFWTSAPAVYPESLVTRANFALGLISNSANAIAPTITEVLARYSIALALAELSIMPLVGILTLIIVSRMKLPIEVKD, from the coding sequence ATGGGTAGATGGAGGGCCGTGATACTTGACACAATATTAATGACGGCCGGATTTGGAACTCTAACGTTTATGGGAGTTGCAAAGCCAGATATAATCCATCACTTTGGAATCTCGAGCAATGAATTCGAGTTGCAACACATAGCTTACGTTTTTGGATTATTTATAGCGTTTCTCCTGGGTAGTACGAGAATATATGAGGGATCCTTCAGGAGGAGCGTTGGTATAGCAATTTCCTGGGCCGCGATACCCCAAATGCTAATCCCCTTCGTTGGAAATTGGAATGTGGTTGTATTCTTAAGGTTCATTCAAGGTTTTGTAGTTGGCCTAGTACCCCTATTTAGCACTCAGATAGCTAGGTACTTTGTCTCGGAAAGGCCGTTCGCCAAAGGGATAATACTATCTGGAATCTTCTGGGGAGGAGTCTTTGGTAGTATTAGTGCAAGCTATATACTTGGCAGGATACCCTGGAAGGAGAGCTTCGTGATAACGGGCCTTATAATGTACCTAGTTTATATTATATGGTACTTCCTAACTGATGATTTTGAGATTAAACATCAGAAAGAAGGAGAGGCAACTGTAAGCATTTGGAAACTCCCCTTTACTTGGGTACTTGGCTTTACGTTTTTCCCGGCCCTATGGGTTATATTCACAATAATAGGGTTTTCAGCAAAGCTTGGATATGACATGGGTTGGAGCAAGGAGCAGGTTGCAACTTTATCCACCTCCCTAAACATTTCAAAGGCCCTCTGGAGTATAGGGTTTGGATACCTAGGATATTTGCTCTCAAGGAAGAATACAACTCCCAGGGGCCTCTTTGAAGCAATTGTTAAGGTTATGATACTTGCGTATATAGTGTCTTTCCTGGGCTTAGTGACTTACTCCAAGGGTATACTCTCCGGTAATTATCCCTTAGTCCTAGCGAGCGTGATCTTGGTTGGAGCCCTTCAAGGGACGGGGCCAGCATTTTGGACAAGTGCTCCGGCCGTGTATCCTGAAAGCTTAGTAACTAGGGCTAACTTTGCATTAGGGTTAATTTCCAATTCAGCCAATGCAATAGCTCCAACTATTACTGAAGTCTTAGCAAGGTATAGCATCGCCTTAGCGCTTGCTGAACTTTCTATAATGCCTCTGGTGGGAATATTGACCCTAATAATTGTAAGTAGAATGAAACTTCCAATTGAGGTTAAGGACTGA
- a CDS encoding DUF58 domain-containing protein, producing the protein MKATGKAYSLLTIIWIIVISSYLLLRWEGIVLTLPVLFVFLFSALFFKPAIEVKVSREIRRHRLIEGEETEITIRVVSGANIKSLYIQDLTPPSLKVIDRNYWITSLRRSEERVFRYKVRVSRGKHEFPGVRISYRDPFGLFEEDYIVEVYDEIIGVPRIEEVVTPYSTKGTKITTGHLPSPRLGEGLEFHAVREYRPGDPMKVINWKATAKTGKIMANEFESERKVDVVLIVDATYKGKEVFDYLIRVAASLLMDALENGTSFGLLISEAVPVWIKVDYGKRHFFKCIDVLSMSKPDKNNLIAYQVEHLARTRLPPRAQIIFISPLLTQESEKAIFELYKLGYKIVVLSPNPYSLREPKSKEEEIAIRILSLKRMARIKKVREWGIVIDWNVREPLKATILNSIRRRIL; encoded by the coding sequence ATGAAGGCAACGGGAAAAGCATACTCACTATTAACCATTATCTGGATAATCGTTATATCCTCATATCTCCTATTGAGATGGGAAGGGATTGTACTTACCCTTCCAGTTCTCTTCGTTTTCCTATTCTCAGCACTTTTCTTTAAGCCCGCAATCGAGGTAAAAGTATCAAGGGAGATAAGAAGGCACAGGCTAATAGAGGGAGAAGAAACTGAGATCACAATAAGGGTAGTCTCAGGAGCGAACATTAAATCCCTCTATATCCAGGATTTAACGCCTCCCTCATTGAAAGTTATTGATAGGAACTATTGGATAACATCCCTGAGGAGGAGTGAGGAGAGAGTATTTAGGTATAAAGTTAGAGTTTCAAGAGGAAAACACGAATTTCCTGGGGTAAGAATCTCGTACAGAGATCCCTTTGGACTCTTCGAGGAGGATTATATTGTTGAGGTTTATGATGAGATAATTGGAGTTCCGAGAATAGAGGAAGTAGTAACCCCCTATTCGACAAAAGGAACAAAGATAACAACGGGGCATTTACCCTCTCCAAGGTTAGGGGAGGGACTAGAGTTCCATGCAGTGAGGGAATATAGACCTGGAGATCCTATGAAGGTAATAAACTGGAAGGCCACGGCAAAGACGGGAAAAATTATGGCAAATGAATTCGAAAGTGAGAGGAAAGTAGACGTTGTCTTGATAGTAGATGCTACATACAAGGGTAAGGAAGTATTCGACTACCTAATTAGGGTTGCGGCATCCCTGCTTATGGATGCATTAGAAAATGGGACTAGCTTTGGACTTTTAATTTCGGAAGCAGTTCCCGTGTGGATAAAGGTAGACTATGGGAAGAGGCATTTTTTTAAGTGTATAGATGTACTTAGTATGAGCAAACCTGATAAGAATAACCTTATTGCATATCAGGTTGAGCACTTGGCCAGAACTAGGCTACCCCCGAGGGCTCAGATAATATTCATTTCGCCCCTCTTAACTCAAGAGAGCGAGAAGGCCATATTTGAATTATACAAACTCGGTTATAAAATTGTCGTATTGAGTCCCAATCCATATTCACTAAGAGAACCAAAGAGCAAAGAGGAAGAGATCGCCATAAGGATACTTAGCCTAAAGAGAATGGCCAGGATTAAGAAGGTTAGAGAGTGGGGGATCGTAATAGACTGGAACGTAAGGGAACCATTAAAGGCAACGATACTGAATTCAATTAGGAGGAGAATTCTATGA